The following coding sequences are from one Capsicum annuum cultivar UCD-10X-F1 chromosome 3, UCD10Xv1.1, whole genome shotgun sequence window:
- the LOC107865540 gene encoding perakine reductase isoform X1: protein MEHNTQIQIPRVKLGTRGLQVSKLGFGCGGLSGIYNAPLSHEAGCEILKEAFNKGITFFDTANIYGYEGHNEIMVGKVLKQLPREQVQLATKFGCIVSGDLHDLQYQVKGTPQYVRQCCEESLKRLDVDYIDLYYQHRIDTSVPIEETMGELKKLVEEGKIRYIGLSEANVDSIKRAHAIHPVTAVQMEYSLWTREIEEDVIPLCRELGIGIVAYSPLGHGFFGGKAITESLPAESLMGVHPRFTGENLENNKVLYARFANLAAKHGCTPPQLALAWLLHQGDDVVPIPGTTKIKNLIANIQSVAVKLTPEDLKEIADVIPVSEVSGERELEVLSKYMYRVANTPLK, encoded by the exons GTCTCAAAACTCGGGTTTGGTTGTGGAGGACTTTCTGGCATATATAATGCTCCTCTCTCACATGAAGCCGGATGCGAAATCTTAAAGGAAGCATTCAACAAAGGCATCACATTCTTTGACACAGCAAACATATATGGCTATGAGGGGCACAATGAGATAATGGTAGGAAAG GTATTGAAGCAGCTTCCTCGTGAGCAAGTCCAATTGGCGACCAAATTTGGGTGTATAGTTTCCGGGGACCTCCATGACTTGCAGTATCAAGTCAAAGGCACTCCACAATATGTGCGGCAATGCTGTGAAGAAAGCCTCAAGCGGCTTGATGTGGATTACATCGATCTGTATTATCAGCACCGGATAGACACATCTGTGCCTATAGAGGAAACT ATGGGGGAACTCAAGAAGCTAGTAGAGGAGGGAAAGATAAGATACATTGGCTTATCTGAAGCCAATGTGGACTCAATTAAGAGAGCGCATGCTATTCATCCTGTCACTGCTGTACAAATGGAGTATTCTCTTTGGACTCGTGAGATAGAAGAAGATGTAATTCCCCTTTGTAG AGAATTGGGCATTGGGATTGTCGCATACAGCCCCCTTGGCCATGGGTTCTTTGGTGGGAAGGCAATCACAGAAAGCTTGCCGGCAGAAAGTCTGATG GGTGTGCATCCAAGGTTTACTGGAGAGAATTTGGAGAATAACAAAGTTCTTTACGCTAGATTTGCTAACTTAGCAGCAAAGCATGGTTGTACACCTCCTCAACTAGCATTAGCGTGGCTTCTGCATCAGGGAGATGACGTGGTTCCGATACCTG GAACAACAAAGATTAAGAATCTAATCGCCAACATTCAGTCTGTAGCAGTGAAGCTTACGCCAGAAGACTTGAAGGAAATCGCGGATGTCATCCCCGTTAGTGAAGTATCTGGAGAAAGAGAGCTCGAAGTGTTGTCTAAGTACATGTATCGTGTAGCTAATACACCATTAAAGTAG
- the LOC107865540 gene encoding perakine reductase isoform X2 has protein sequence MEHNTQIQIPRVKLGTRGLQVSKLGFGCGGLSGIYNAPLSHEAGCEILKEAFNKGITFFDTANIYGYEGHNEIMVLKQLPREQVQLATKFGCIVSGDLHDLQYQVKGTPQYVRQCCEESLKRLDVDYIDLYYQHRIDTSVPIEETMGELKKLVEEGKIRYIGLSEANVDSIKRAHAIHPVTAVQMEYSLWTREIEEDVIPLCRELGIGIVAYSPLGHGFFGGKAITESLPAESLMGVHPRFTGENLENNKVLYARFANLAAKHGCTPPQLALAWLLHQGDDVVPIPGTTKIKNLIANIQSVAVKLTPEDLKEIADVIPVSEVSGERELEVLSKYMYRVANTPLK, from the exons GTCTCAAAACTCGGGTTTGGTTGTGGAGGACTTTCTGGCATATATAATGCTCCTCTCTCACATGAAGCCGGATGCGAAATCTTAAAGGAAGCATTCAACAAAGGCATCACATTCTTTGACACAGCAAACATATATGGCTATGAGGGGCACAATGAGATAATG GTATTGAAGCAGCTTCCTCGTGAGCAAGTCCAATTGGCGACCAAATTTGGGTGTATAGTTTCCGGGGACCTCCATGACTTGCAGTATCAAGTCAAAGGCACTCCACAATATGTGCGGCAATGCTGTGAAGAAAGCCTCAAGCGGCTTGATGTGGATTACATCGATCTGTATTATCAGCACCGGATAGACACATCTGTGCCTATAGAGGAAACT ATGGGGGAACTCAAGAAGCTAGTAGAGGAGGGAAAGATAAGATACATTGGCTTATCTGAAGCCAATGTGGACTCAATTAAGAGAGCGCATGCTATTCATCCTGTCACTGCTGTACAAATGGAGTATTCTCTTTGGACTCGTGAGATAGAAGAAGATGTAATTCCCCTTTGTAG AGAATTGGGCATTGGGATTGTCGCATACAGCCCCCTTGGCCATGGGTTCTTTGGTGGGAAGGCAATCACAGAAAGCTTGCCGGCAGAAAGTCTGATG GGTGTGCATCCAAGGTTTACTGGAGAGAATTTGGAGAATAACAAAGTTCTTTACGCTAGATTTGCTAACTTAGCAGCAAAGCATGGTTGTACACCTCCTCAACTAGCATTAGCGTGGCTTCTGCATCAGGGAGATGACGTGGTTCCGATACCTG GAACAACAAAGATTAAGAATCTAATCGCCAACATTCAGTCTGTAGCAGTGAAGCTTACGCCAGAAGACTTGAAGGAAATCGCGGATGTCATCCCCGTTAGTGAAGTATCTGGAGAAAGAGAGCTCGAAGTGTTGTCTAAGTACATGTATCGTGTAGCTAATACACCATTAAAGTAG